A window of Cyclopterus lumpus isolate fCycLum1 chromosome 10, fCycLum1.pri, whole genome shotgun sequence genomic DNA:
AgtattgttattttttctttacattcaaGGCTATCTTTTAAATCTCAATGCACTGGAATtcttttgtcctcttttttaTTCTGATGTATTCCTTCGCAGCTTGTGTTTATCTTCTATTTCATTGAACTCTTTTCAAATTCAATTGGCTTTTAATGTTGTCTTGTGTCTATTTTATACATTGCATTAATTCATGTGTATGTCCTAAAGTGAAGCACTTTAACTTGCAATGAAAGATGCTATTCTAAAAAATGTGCCTTTGGCTTTTTTGTCTAAAATATAGGTATAATAGGGAATTATAAAGATTCTTTTTAAGAAGGGAAATGTAAGGGATTGAAGGTTCTTTATCTAAATATTGATGTGTCCCCCTGCAGGGGGTTCCATGGCTCTCCTCACCAATGTCGCCATCCTGCTGGTCTTGGCCTGTATTTCCCATCAGCTGATGTTGAGCAGCTGCCAGAAGAGCCACGGACGCCGAGGACGAGGGGCGGACAGAGGACATCCCAAGGTCAAGCCGGGGCCGAGGGTGGGCCGCCAATCCAAAGGGGCCCCCGCGCAGCTCCTCAAGGGCAAAATGGTCACCCGAGACAAGTCCGAGTGCACCTGGGCGGCGACGGGCGACGACGTCTTCATCCTCGGCGTGGCCTGCAAGAAGGGGGACAGGAGCTTCGGCTGTGAATACGTCGCCAGGCCGGCTGCCTGTTCCCAGTACGCCTCCAACGTCAAAGTCTACTGGAAGCAGATCGCCAGGGCGCTGAAGAAGCACAAGAGCTTGTGCCAGGACAGCCGCGCCTCGGTCAGGGCGGGCGTGTGCCGGAGAGCTGCCGGAGAGGCTCATTTCCGTCTCCGTAATGCTCAGAGGAAGACTTTCTCACCTTCTGCTGCACCCGGAGCCGTCAAGTCCTGTCAACCCGGTAACAGGAAGCTGGCCGAGGAGCACTGCAACGACTCCTGGTCGAGTTTCTGCACGTTCTTTTTCACCATGGTGCAGGATTATGACTGCTGACAATGTATTCAGCTCTCTGTGCAGTAAAATCAACGCGTATCTTAttatagtttatttaaaaaggtgtattaCTCCACATTCCTCagagcacacttttttttctatctATTCGTTAATGTTCGATTTGTCAAATTTGGGAGACATTTACTTGC
This region includes:
- the fgfbp1a gene encoding fibroblast growth factor-binding protein 1, which translates into the protein MALLTNVAILLVLACISHQLMLSSCQKSHGRRGRGADRGHPKVKPGPRVGRQSKGAPAQLLKGKMVTRDKSECTWAATGDDVFILGVACKKGDRSFGCEYVARPAACSQYASNVKVYWKQIARALKKHKSLCQDSRASVRAGVCRRAAGEAHFRLRNAQRKTFSPSAAPGAVKSCQPGNRKLAEEHCNDSWSSFCTFFFTMVQDYDC